The Camelina sativa cultivar DH55 chromosome 16, Cs, whole genome shotgun sequence sequence aacaaaccggATAAGTAGCCTCACATGCATCAGTTGTACACGTATATGTCAGTCTATCAGATAAACAATCGAGTAAAACACATGGGAAACGAGAGGTCCCAAATTTCTCAACTTCTACACCATTTTTAAATCACATTGTTCGCACCATAAGCAACttagcaaaacaaacaacagaaCATTGTTCCAAACTTCTTAGTTCTTTacactaccaaaaaaataaaaaacttcttAGTTCTTTAAAAACTCccaggaaagaaaaaaaacaaacacattaaTAAGTATTACAGATTGATACAATCAGTTTACCTCACAATTTTAGCAATAAACTCATCAATATTCTTATCAGAGTTTCCTCCTTCAGACAAAGCTTCTCTTGCAAACTCCATCAATTTCCGAGCATTCTTTCTAACCTCCTTCCCTTTCTCTGACATCTCTTCCACAACTTCTCCAACACATCTCACAATCTCTTCCTTCGTCACAAACCCATTTTGATCTGCCTTAACCCTAACCCCAACCTTCCACACATCTTCAATAAACTTAGCATTGGTTGGTTGATCGCTATAAGCTGGCATTCCAATCAAAGCCACTCCTAAGCTCAATGCCTCTAAAGTCGAATTCCATCCGCAATGCGTCATGAAACAACCGATGGATTTATGCGCAAGAACTTGTAATTGAGGACTCCAATTCACTATCAACCCTTTCTCACCAATTTCCTCTATGTAGTTGCTCGGGAgcttgtttttttctgtttctctaaCAACCCACAAGAAGTTATGGCCGGTTTGTTTTAGACCAGCTGCGACTTCTATCATTTGATCGTCTTTTAAGACGGCCAAGCTTCCAAAAGAGACGTAGATCACTGAACTAGGAGGTTTAGAGTCAAGCCAATCAAGGCACTcgttaacttgggcattgaagAGGTTGATTCCGTAGTCCTTGTCGCCTCCTAATCGTTTGTCTAAGTACATTGATGGAATCATCGGTCCTATGTTCTTGACCGGCcattggttcttcatccattgtaacaccttaagaaaaaaattagcaCACCCTTTAATACATGCAATAAAAGAAACGTTGATTGtccatatatatgatatttttctcACGACTCA is a genomic window containing:
- the LOC104749695 gene encoding UDP-glycosyltransferase 74D1, with the translated sequence MGEKAKANVLVFSFPIQGHINPLLQFSKRLISKNVTVTFLTTSSTHKSILRRAIAGGATALPLSFVPIDDGFEEGHPSTDTSPDYFSKFQENVSRSLSELISSMDPKPNAVVYDSCLPYVLDVCRKHPGVAAASFFTQNSTVNAIYVHFLRGEFKEFQNDVVLPAMPPLKGNDLPVFLYDNNLCRPLFELISSQFINVDDIDFFLVNSFDELEVEVLQWMKNQWPVKNIGPMIPSMYLDKRLGGDKDYGINLFNAQVNECLDWLDSKPPSSVIYVSFGSLAVLKDDQMIEVAAGLKQTGHNFLWVVRETEKNKLPSNYIEEIGEKGLIVNWSPQLQVLAHKSIGCFMTHCGWNSTLEALSLGVALIGMPAYSDQPTNAKFIEDVWKVGVRVKADQNGFVTKEEIVRCVGEVVEEMSEKGKEVRKNARKLMEFAREALSEGGNSDKNIDEFIAKIVR